A region from the Sulfurospirillum oryzae genome encodes:
- a CDS encoding bifunctional diguanylate cyclase/phosphodiesterase: protein MSQSYNNTQELLPTKNSEKKHEFHSLAENVHDPIYRYDSHCRRTYVNPAVEKLCGKEASTLLGKTPVESLLVTPDDSLIVMKSLQYVIETGKVDTVEVTFKKDDGSYRYYQHLHVPEFSHDGTVGSVLAIGRDISTHKNLQQELLSREQMFRTLAENSPSIIIRYDRECKRMYVNPTYTEQLGIPLEQAINTTPSSQWNSYIHMHTISAEEYQKRILHVIQTGIPTQFIVEWERHYDQQYFIHDVHIVPVKDAHGNITGALVLGHNITAFKQQEAILLTKELEFRTLAENSPDTIVRYDQNLKRIYVNAAWEKANALSRNEILGKSPKDQAGRITDSVDEFEAMLQRVLNTGKSEEFVLEWKNKEGKIFFFSFYSVAEYDGSSSNIISVLTISRDITSYKELECALSSKEQLFRALAENSPDSIIRYDTSCRKIYVNAMATKTFARSATELLGETPTEAELLLNYKEFELKLKEVIQTKQESMIEVSTISSGEQIWAEVRLIPEFDDHGELISVLAVGRHITKRKQLEMHLNATLSQFEQFVNNITEMAWIKDKESHYVMVNQVLANRFGVMAKDMIGKHDSDFFDEKTSEEHIEVDSQVMKEGITIKIEEMISSNPDHEIWIESIKNPFRNSNGEIIGTIGTARDITERKHAERQMAYMAQHDTLTALPNRALAKDRAEQAIAHAKRNESKVAFLFIDLDKFKDINDSLGHLAGDTILKLITSRLNACIRETDTLSRQGGDEFLIILPNIQNSSDALLSIDKIFQMLEEPFTLGSHTLFMSVSIGVSLYPDDGVTFNRLYQRADIAMYQAKAQGRNTYTFHSSTISSTMIEQLKLQNDLRTAVKNSEFMLHYQPQIDLRNQHITGVEALIRWMHPERGLISPLTFIPLAESSGLIVEIGEWVLIEACKQAALWHQKQLFINIAVNISAIQFKRGNLEAVVQKALKISGLDPKFLELELTESIFIHNTQETLKTIQNLKEIGIMLSIDDFGTGYSSLTYLKRFSVDKLKIDQSFIRNLLQNQEDAVIVKTIIQMAKSLNLKTIAEGVEDKTVLKAISDYGCDEVQGYYFSKPLEAHYIAPRIDKTMKWVR from the coding sequence ATGAGTCAATCATACAACAATACCCAAGAACTACTACCAACAAAGAATTCTGAAAAAAAGCACGAGTTTCACTCTTTAGCTGAAAATGTGCATGACCCCATTTATCGTTACGATAGCCATTGCCGACGCACCTATGTTAATCCAGCAGTCGAAAAACTTTGTGGAAAAGAAGCCTCAACGCTACTTGGCAAAACGCCTGTTGAATCTTTACTCGTAACGCCTGATGATAGCTTGATTGTCATGAAAAGCCTTCAATATGTCATTGAGACAGGTAAGGTTGATACGGTTGAAGTTACCTTTAAAAAAGATGATGGAAGTTACCGTTACTATCAACATTTACATGTACCAGAGTTTTCACATGATGGAACAGTAGGAAGTGTTTTAGCTATTGGTCGCGATATTTCAACGCACAAAAACCTACAACAAGAACTACTTTCTCGTGAGCAAATGTTTCGTACATTGGCAGAGAATTCTCCCAGTATCATTATACGTTACGATAGAGAATGCAAAAGGATGTATGTTAACCCTACCTACACTGAGCAATTAGGTATCCCCCTTGAGCAAGCTATCAATACAACACCCAGTTCTCAATGGAATTCTTATATTCACATGCACACAATCAGTGCAGAAGAGTACCAAAAAAGAATCTTGCATGTCATTCAGACAGGAATTCCTACACAGTTTATCGTCGAATGGGAGCGCCATTACGATCAACAATACTTCATACATGATGTACATATTGTCCCAGTAAAAGATGCTCATGGCAATATCACTGGAGCACTCGTACTAGGACACAATATTACCGCATTTAAACAGCAAGAAGCTATTTTATTGACCAAAGAGCTAGAGTTTCGCACCCTTGCTGAAAACTCACCTGACACCATAGTACGCTATGATCAAAATCTTAAACGCATCTATGTCAATGCTGCATGGGAGAAAGCTAACGCTCTTTCACGCAATGAGATTTTAGGGAAAAGTCCAAAAGATCAAGCAGGACGCATTACAGATAGTGTCGATGAATTTGAGGCAATGCTGCAACGTGTTTTAAACACAGGAAAAAGTGAAGAGTTTGTGTTAGAATGGAAAAATAAAGAAGGAAAAATATTTTTCTTTAGCTTTTACTCCGTTGCTGAATACGATGGATCATCAAGTAATATTATCTCTGTTTTAACTATTTCCCGAGACATTACATCGTATAAAGAGCTAGAATGTGCACTCTCTTCTAAAGAACAACTTTTCCGTGCACTTGCGGAAAATTCTCCCGATTCAATTATTCGCTACGATACATCGTGTCGTAAGATTTATGTCAATGCAATGGCAACTAAAACATTTGCTCGCTCCGCTACTGAACTGCTTGGAGAGACACCAACAGAAGCAGAGTTGCTTTTAAATTACAAAGAATTTGAATTAAAACTCAAAGAAGTGATTCAGACCAAACAAGAATCGATGATAGAAGTTTCAACAATCTCATCGGGCGAGCAGATTTGGGCTGAGGTGCGCCTTATTCCTGAATTTGATGACCATGGAGAACTTATAAGCGTTCTAGCCGTTGGAAGGCATATTACAAAACGCAAACAACTTGAGATGCACCTTAATGCGACTCTCTCTCAATTTGAGCAATTTGTTAACAACATAACCGAAATGGCATGGATTAAAGATAAAGAGAGCCATTATGTCATGGTTAATCAGGTTCTTGCCAATCGATTTGGCGTTATGGCTAAAGATATGATTGGAAAACATGATTCTGATTTTTTCGATGAAAAAACATCAGAAGAACATATTGAAGTCGATTCACAAGTCATGAAAGAAGGGATCACAATCAAAATTGAAGAGATGATTTCATCCAATCCAGATCATGAGATATGGATTGAGAGCATTAAAAATCCTTTTAGAAATAGTAATGGAGAAATCATTGGTACCATTGGAACAGCTCGCGATATAACGGAACGTAAACACGCTGAAAGACAAATGGCGTATATGGCACAACACGACACACTCACAGCGCTTCCAAATCGAGCCTTGGCAAAAGATAGAGCTGAACAAGCTATTGCTCATGCTAAACGCAATGAAAGTAAAGTTGCTTTTTTATTTATTGATCTTGACAAGTTTAAAGATATTAACGACTCGCTTGGGCATCTTGCAGGTGATACAATACTCAAACTAATCACATCACGATTAAACGCATGTATCCGTGAAACCGATACATTAAGCAGACAAGGCGGTGATGAGTTCTTGATTATTCTCCCAAATATTCAAAATTCAAGTGATGCCCTTCTCTCAATAGATAAAATTTTTCAAATGCTAGAAGAGCCTTTTACCCTTGGAAGCCATACCCTTTTTATGTCTGTTTCGATTGGTGTTTCACTCTACCCTGATGATGGCGTGACGTTTAACAGACTTTATCAAAGGGCAGATATTGCCATGTACCAAGCAAAAGCTCAGGGTCGCAACACATACACATTTCACTCTTCCACTATCAGTTCCACGATGATCGAACAGTTGAAACTACAAAATGATCTAAGAACCGCGGTTAAAAACAGCGAATTTATGCTTCACTATCAACCGCAAATTGATTTGAGGAATCAACACATTACAGGCGTTGAAGCGCTCATTCGCTGGATGCACCCAGAACGTGGTCTCATTTCTCCTCTGACGTTTATTCCTCTTGCAGAATCAAGTGGATTGATCGTAGAGATAGGTGAATGGGTGTTAATAGAAGCCTGCAAGCAAGCCGCACTTTGGCATCAAAAACAACTTTTTATCAACATTGCGGTTAACATCTCAGCCATTCAGTTCAAGCGGGGTAATCTTGAAGCCGTTGTTCAAAAAGCGCTTAAGATTTCAGGGTTAGATCCAAAATTCTTAGAACTTGAACTCACCGAATCTATCTTTATTCACAACACGCAAGAGACGCTTAAAACCATTCAGAATCTGAAAGAAATTGGTATCATGCTCTCGATTGATGATTTTGGGACAGGGTATTCAAGCCTAACGTACCTCAAACGATTTTCTGTCGATAAGCTTAAAATTGATCAATCATTCATTCGAAATCTTCTTCAAAATCAAGAAGATGCCGTTATTGTCAAAACGATTATTCAAATGGCAAAAAGCCTCAATCTTAAAACGATTGCGGAGGGTGTTGAAGATAAAACTGTTTTAAAAGCCATTAGTGATTATGGCTGCGATGAGGTTCAAGGATATTATTTCTCAAAACCTCTAGAAGCGCATTACATTGCTCCACGCATTGACAAAACGATGAAATGGGTAAGATAA
- a CDS encoding type IV pili methyl-accepting chemotaxis transducer N-terminal domain-containing protein → MKPTAISAKMRLAGGLLSFVIIFIISLTVMMNQMSKKDSYIINIAGKERMLSQKISKETFFIVHRHTNDFRELNTAVALFENSLKDLLYGNDSKGIYAPQNERIKTKLEEVMSLWLPFKEEVEALKSGIEEVRPDMEVLTPRIEKLLVLSDTVVQRMVSANLSNIHIDLSGRQRMLSQRMGLYVNRYLRTANAQDLLIYADAKTLYNKTIKSFLDDPAVKHAPEVYAIVKETNDYWEDYVLYLEHIIALESEINKHLAFVYEKNVQLLNAMDEAVWLYTDHSEAKNDMFLKFQYIALIVGLIIIVYAFVMTKEIIEHLEGFVQKAKELAHGDLSSFSAKPVTLSDHSEDELKEATSHISLFVQKVNFAMKDSEDALKKAENAVSQLQQLALEVEDAIEDMGIDEHDKKTFDKNVNATEDIAIQSAENLIHVNRMLQKLKKSLNAMVESSQQTKEQKEG, encoded by the coding sequence ATGAAGCCAACCGCAATTAGTGCAAAAATGCGTCTCGCTGGGGGATTGCTGTCGTTTGTTATTATCTTCATTATTTCATTAACCGTTATGATGAATCAGATGAGTAAAAAAGACTCGTATATTATCAATATTGCGGGAAAAGAGCGCATGCTTTCGCAGAAGATTAGCAAAGAGACTTTTTTCATTGTGCATCGTCATACCAATGACTTTCGCGAGCTTAACACCGCTGTGGCTCTTTTTGAAAACAGTCTGAAAGATCTTTTGTATGGCAATGATTCCAAAGGTATTTATGCGCCACAAAATGAAAGAATTAAAACAAAACTTGAAGAAGTGATGAGCCTTTGGCTCCCTTTTAAAGAAGAGGTTGAAGCACTCAAAAGTGGCATCGAAGAGGTGCGCCCTGATATGGAAGTTTTGACACCGCGTATTGAAAAATTATTGGTGCTCTCAGACACGGTTGTCCAGCGCATGGTCAGTGCAAATCTCAGCAATATTCACATTGACCTCTCGGGTCGTCAGCGCATGCTTTCTCAGAGAATGGGGCTTTATGTTAATCGTTATTTGCGTACGGCAAACGCACAAGATTTGCTTATTTATGCTGATGCTAAGACGCTTTATAACAAAACGATTAAGAGCTTTTTAGATGATCCTGCGGTTAAACATGCGCCTGAGGTGTATGCTATCGTTAAAGAGACCAATGATTATTGGGAAGATTATGTTCTTTATTTAGAGCATATCATTGCGTTGGAGAGTGAAATTAACAAGCATTTAGCCTTTGTTTATGAGAAAAATGTACAGCTTCTTAATGCCATGGATGAAGCCGTTTGGCTTTATACGGATCACAGTGAAGCTAAGAATGATATGTTCCTCAAATTTCAGTATATCGCACTTATTGTAGGGCTTATTATTATTGTCTATGCTTTTGTGATGACCAAAGAGATTATAGAGCATTTAGAAGGCTTTGTACAAAAAGCCAAAGAGTTGGCACATGGAGACCTTAGCAGTTTCTCTGCAAAACCCGTGACGCTTTCGGATCACAGTGAAGATGAGCTGAAAGAGGCAACATCGCATATTTCTCTTTTTGTGCAAAAGGTTAATTTTGCGATGAAAGATTCCGAGGATGCCCTTAAAAAAGCGGAAAATGCAGTCTCTCAACTGCAACAACTCGCCCTTGAAGTTGAAGATGCGATTGAAGATATGGGTATTGATGAGCATGATAAAAAAACATTTGATAAAAATGTCAATGCAACCGAAGACATTGCGATTCAGTCGGCTGAAAATCTTATTCATGTCAATAGAATGTTGCAAAAATTGAAAAAAAGTCTTAATGCAATGGTCGAGAGCAGTCAGCAAACCAAAGAGCAAAAAGAGGGGTAA
- a CDS encoding Crp/Fnr family transcriptional regulator, whose translation MANNDPLALVSSLPLFDSLQSEDIEKIASFCSIRHHKAGDVLFYEKDTKDSIYYIIKGSVKFYKVDRFDNEIFLYKLYSNSLIFNVSKLIDSFFISCYANAEFLEDSTVLSIQSEPFREMIYANHRLMTKILEESFKMIQQMQCIISRDVVFDGTAKVAHMLVNELETFNRLKKHEIAYMLHIQPETLSRILNKLTRNGTIEIEKNSVVLLNIQELKDIYE comes from the coding sequence ATGGCAAACAACGATCCTTTGGCACTTGTTTCATCATTACCACTGTTCGATTCTCTGCAAAGTGAAGACATCGAAAAGATCGCTTCATTTTGTAGTATACGTCACCACAAAGCTGGTGATGTTCTTTTCTATGAAAAAGACACTAAAGATTCAATTTATTACATCATTAAAGGCTCGGTCAAGTTTTATAAAGTTGATCGTTTCGATAATGAAATCTTTCTCTACAAACTTTACTCCAACTCCCTTATTTTTAATGTTTCTAAATTGATTGACAGCTTTTTCATTAGCTGCTACGCAAACGCTGAGTTTTTAGAGGATAGCACGGTTCTTTCCATCCAAAGTGAGCCGTTTCGTGAGATGATTTACGCTAATCATCGTTTGATGACCAAAATATTGGAAGAGTCGTTTAAGATGATTCAGCAGATGCAGTGTATTATCAGTCGTGATGTTGTCTTTGATGGAACTGCCAAAGTAGCACACATGTTGGTCAATGAACTAGAGACTTTTAATCGCCTAAAAAAACATGAAATTGCCTATATGCTTCACATTCAGCCTGAAACACTTTCACGTATTTTAAATAAACTGACTAGAAATGGTACAATTGAAATTGAAAAAAACAGTGTTGTGCTCTTAAATATTCAAGAGCTTAAAGATATTTATGAATAG